A window of the Tachysurus fulvidraco isolate hzauxx_2018 chromosome 6, HZAU_PFXX_2.0, whole genome shotgun sequence genome harbors these coding sequences:
- the LOC113639782 gene encoding MORC family CW-type zinc finger protein 3-like isoform X1, with translation MKMKQISESFLFFLKSFLYFECQKQSKVSPRYLHTNSTSHTGPFSAIAELIDNAYDPDVSAKHIWIDKTAIKDQDCLIFMDNGKGMDYDKMHKMLSFGFSDKKAVKGHVPVGLYGNGFKSGSMRLGKDAIVFSKKDNTMCVGLLSQTYLKSKGAQNVIVPIVAFTEAGETVGGPRKYEECLHDILTHSLFSTKEELLTEFRAINGPHGTNSTGTRIIIWNLRKMSSGELEFDFLKDRYDIRLPVDINEGSKEPNKGPESQISPPESEYSLRAYSSILYLKPKMQIIIRGQKVKTQLISKSLAYSIKDTYKPTFLNKGIKITFGYNTKSKEHYGLMMYHKNRLIKAYEPAACQRKANKTGVRVIGVIECDYLTPMHNKQDFEMTEEYRKTMQNVSTKLEEYWKEVRYRRQKSNCSVPVEEDVEKPDQNWVQCDECLNWRKLPDGIDLSQLPTQWFCYMNPDPQFRICTVEEEPEDEDDEPRYQKTYKQDEKNQKIQMDNNRQQIELQQKEAHEKLMLALNKDAADLLKTQKGLMRQLKRGSPVQGTPDSPLNSRPQRRAGEDLFFMCVYIQYVSLFIEFKYYQCESVINCTRFWSHQDPARSPISTRKTRPTEPSRENGGIKRARIGDSFGSNSPSRPSTSTASPESCSPPILNNSVAVCDQVTRLYNQTTLPPVSSRDTSIATQTQQVTEEEGDTERMGKKNGSTDGENVINCSESENNLKRNTNKQQIRNKEIRVQENSVPSSKLSPSSVESEEELKHMEVSDDISQGGKTSSKLQNSVLDVLEAQKQQDNLLELLKEVTKERDESRVQLLVLNSQVDELRSKLLELDQSMVKKKQSHRTYTQTSPEEAQDYKVLYLQGKEEIKLLQEELSGLKMEKEERERKGQQSLLECDDDLACRVDILLREIDQRNKEREELQLKVESLEHENCSLSTSCESLKRNLEDMKKESEKVKVHTEDHGVQTDFPTGSHEESTTNSAEASNSGRGTDLGIQQHETQDRPEIGQDNNNQQTYKLKLRELRQTLARLLVTLAPDLDLQQVNYDSDAIDEILVQVVNEISPAETAST, from the exons atgaaaatgaaacagatctctgaaagttttcttttttttctgaagtcttTTTTGTATTTCGAATGCCAAAAGCAAAGCAAG GTTAGTCCACGTTATTTGCATACAAACTCTACAAGCCACACTGGGCCCTTCAGCGCTATAGCAGAGCTGATTG ACAATGCTTATGACCCAGATGTCAGTGCAAAGCATATCTGGATAGATAAAACAGCGATCAAAGACCAGGATTGCCTCATCTTCATGGATAATGGAAAAGGCATGGATTATGACAAGATGCACAAAATGCTCAG ttTTGGCTTCAGTGATAAGAAAGCGGTAAAAGGCCATGTTCCAGTTGGTCTTTATGGTAACGGGTTTAAGTCCGGCTCCATGCGCTTGGGAAAGGATGCCATCGTGTTCTCAAAGAAAGACAACACCATGTGTGTGGGTCTTCTGTCACAGACTTACCTCAAGAGTAAAGGAGCACAGAATGTCATAGTGCCTATTGTCGCATTCACAGAAGCTGGAGAGACTG TCGGTGGTCCACGGAAGTATGAAGAGTGTCTCCATGATATTCTCACCCATTCTTTGTTTAGCACTAAGGAAGAACTGCTAACTGAGTTCAGAGCCATTAATGGCCCACACGGCACCAACTCCACTGGAACTCGCATCATCATCTGGAACCTTCGCAA AATGTCCTCGGGTGAATTGGAATTTGACTTCTTGAAGGATCGCTATGATATTCGGCTCCCTGTTGATATTAATGAAGGCAGCAAAGAGCCAAACAAGGGCCCCGAGAGCCAAATATCACCACCTGAGAGTGAATATTCACTGCGG GCATACAGCAGTATCTTGTACCTAAAGCCTAAAATGCAGATCATTATACGTGGGCAGAAGGTGAAAACTCAGCTCATCTCCAAAAGCCTAGCATATAGCATTAAGGACACATACAAACCCACATTTCTC AACAAGGGAATTAAAATCACCTTTGGCTACAACACAAAAAGTAAAGAACATTATGGATTGATGATGTACCACAAAAACCGCCTCATCAAAGCCTATGAACCTGCTGCCTGCCAGCGTAAG GCCAACAAAACAGGAGTGCGAGTTATTGGGGTGATAGAGTGTGACTACCTTACGCCAATGCACAACAAGCAGGACTTTGAGATGACAGAAGAATACAG GAAAACTATGCAAAATGTAAGTACTAAGCTTGAGGAATATTGGAAGGAAGTCCGCTACAGACGTCAGAAATCCAATTGTAGTGTACCTGTTGAAGAAGATGT GGAGAAACCAGATCAAAACTGGGTGCAGTGTGATGAGTGTCTGAATTGGCGAAAACTTCCTGATGGCATTGATTTGTCGCAGCTCCCTACTCAGTGGTTCTGCTACATGAACCCTGATCCCCAgttcag GATTTGTACAGTTGAAGAGGAGccagaggatgaggatgatgaaccCAGATACCAGAAAACTTACAAACAGGA TGAGAAAAATCAGAAGATACAGATGGATAACAACAGACAGCAA ATAGAGCTGCAGCAGAAAGAGGCACATGAGAAGCTGATGTTAGCTTTGAACAAAGATGCAGCTGATCTCTTAAAGACACAAAAGGGCCTTATGCGCCAGCTCAAACGTGGT AGCCCTGTCCAAGGAACACCTGACTCCCCCCTCAACTCACGTCCCCAGAGACGTGCAGGTGAGGACCtatttttcatgtgtgtgtatatacagtatgtctctttatttattgaattcAAGTATTACCAGTGTGAATCTGTCATTAACTGTACACGTTTCTGGTCACATCAAGATCCCGCTCGCTCACCTATTTCAACAAG GAAGACGAGACCCACCGAGCCAAGCAGAGAGAATGGAGGAATAAAGAGAGCCAGAATAGGAGACAGTTTTGGAAGCAACTCACCAAGCAGGCCATCAACATCCACAGCCTCACCTGAATCCTGTTCCCCACCAATCCTAAACAATTCTGTTGCTGTTTGTGATCAAGTAACACGTCTGTATAATCAAACAACTTTGCCCCCTGTATCTTCCAGAGATACCAGCATTGCAACCCAGACTCAACAGGTAACGGAGGAAGAGGGGGATACAGAAaggatgggaaaaaaaaatgggagCACAGATGGAGAAAATGTTATCAATTGTTCTGAATCTGAAAATAATCTCAAGAggaatacaaacaaacaacagataaGAAATAAGGAAATAAGAGTTCAAGAGAATAGTGTACCAAGCTCAAAATTATCTCCAAGTTCAGTTGAGTCAGAAGAAGAACTAAAGCATATGGAGGTCTCAGATGATATAAGTCAAGGGGGTAAGACTTCATCAAAACTGCAAAACTCAGTTCTTGATGTGTTGGAGGCCCAGAAGCAACAGGACAACCTGCTGGAACTCCTGAAGGAGGTGACaaaggagagagatgagagcCGCGTTCAGTTGCTTGTCCTCAACTCACAAGTGGATGAGCTGAGGAGCAAGTTGCTGGAGCTCGACCAAAGCATGGTGAAGAAGAAACAAAGCcacagaacatacacacagaccagCCCAGAGGAGGCACAAGACTACAAAGTGCTGTACTTGCAGGGAAAAGAGGAGATAAAGCTGCTCCAAGAAGAGCTTAGTGGGCTGAAGatggaaaaagaagagagggagagaaaaggcCAGCAATCTCTGTTAGAGTGTGATGATGATCTGGCTTGTCGAGTGGACATTCTGTTAAGGGAAATTGACCAGAGAAACAAGGAGCGAGAAGAGCTACAGCTTAAg gtggagaGTCTAGAACATGAGAACTGCTCTTTGTCGACCTCCTGTGAGAGCCTGAAGAGAAATTTAGAGGATAtgaagaaagagagtgaaaagGTCAAGGTACATACAGAAGATCATGGTGTCCAGACAGATTTTCCTACAGGTTCCCATGAAGAAAGTACAACAAATTCAGCAGAAGCCTCCAACTCAGGAAGAGGAACAGACCTTGGTATACAGCAGCATGAGACACAGGACAGACCAGAGATTGGACAAGACAACAATAACCAACAGACATACAA ACTCAAATTAAGAGAACTCAGACAAACATTGGCCCGTCTCCTGGTCACCCTCGCCCCTGATCTGGACCTTCAGCAGGTGAATTACGATAGCGATGCCATTGATGAGATTCTCGTTCAGGTTGTAAATGAGATCTCCCCTGCAGAGACAGCCTCTACATAG
- the LOC113639782 gene encoding MORC family CW-type zinc finger protein 3-like isoform X3: protein MKRMLAPPTQTCSFPYNHGSTDRGRNTYKRNNAYDPDVSAKHIWIDKTAIKDQDCLIFMDNGKGMDYDKMHKMLSFGFSDKKAVKGHVPVGLYGNGFKSGSMRLGKDAIVFSKKDNTMCVGLLSQTYLKSKGAQNVIVPIVAFTEAGETVGGPRKYEECLHDILTHSLFSTKEELLTEFRAINGPHGTNSTGTRIIIWNLRKMSSGELEFDFLKDRYDIRLPVDINEGSKEPNKGPESQISPPESEYSLRAYSSILYLKPKMQIIIRGQKVKTQLISKSLAYSIKDTYKPTFLNKGIKITFGYNTKSKEHYGLMMYHKNRLIKAYEPAACQRKANKTGVRVIGVIECDYLTPMHNKQDFEMTEEYRKTMQNVSTKLEEYWKEVRYRRQKSNCSVPVEEDVEKPDQNWVQCDECLNWRKLPDGIDLSQLPTQWFCYMNPDPQFRICTVEEEPEDEDDEPRYQKTYKQDEKNQKIQMDNNRQQIELQQKEAHEKLMLALNKDAADLLKTQKGLMRQLKRGSPVQGTPDSPLNSRPQRRAGEDLFFMCVYIQYVSLFIEFKYYQCESVINCTRFWSHQDPARSPISTRKTRPTEPSRENGGIKRARIGDSFGSNSPSRPSTSTASPESCSPPILNNSVAVCDQVTRLYNQTTLPPVSSRDTSIATQTQQVTEEEGDTERMGKKNGSTDGENVINCSESENNLKRNTNKQQIRNKEIRVQENSVPSSKLSPSSVESEEELKHMEVSDDISQGGKTSSKLQNSVLDVLEAQKQQDNLLELLKEVTKERDESRVQLLVLNSQVDELRSKLLELDQSMVKKKQSHRTYTQTSPEEAQDYKVLYLQGKEEIKLLQEELSGLKMEKEERERKGQQSLLECDDDLACRVDILLREIDQRNKEREELQLKVESLEHENCSLSTSCESLKRNLEDMKKESEKVKVHTEDHGVQTDFPTGSHEESTTNSAEASNSGRGTDLGIQQHETQDRPEIGQDNNNQQTYKLKLRELRQTLARLLVTLAPDLDLQQVNYDSDAIDEILVQVVNEISPAETAST from the exons ATGAAACGGATGCTGGCTCCGCCCACTCAGACCTGCTCATTTCCTTACAACCATGGCAGcacagacagagggaggaaTACCTATAAGCGCA ACAATGCTTATGACCCAGATGTCAGTGCAAAGCATATCTGGATAGATAAAACAGCGATCAAAGACCAGGATTGCCTCATCTTCATGGATAATGGAAAAGGCATGGATTATGACAAGATGCACAAAATGCTCAG ttTTGGCTTCAGTGATAAGAAAGCGGTAAAAGGCCATGTTCCAGTTGGTCTTTATGGTAACGGGTTTAAGTCCGGCTCCATGCGCTTGGGAAAGGATGCCATCGTGTTCTCAAAGAAAGACAACACCATGTGTGTGGGTCTTCTGTCACAGACTTACCTCAAGAGTAAAGGAGCACAGAATGTCATAGTGCCTATTGTCGCATTCACAGAAGCTGGAGAGACTG TCGGTGGTCCACGGAAGTATGAAGAGTGTCTCCATGATATTCTCACCCATTCTTTGTTTAGCACTAAGGAAGAACTGCTAACTGAGTTCAGAGCCATTAATGGCCCACACGGCACCAACTCCACTGGAACTCGCATCATCATCTGGAACCTTCGCAA AATGTCCTCGGGTGAATTGGAATTTGACTTCTTGAAGGATCGCTATGATATTCGGCTCCCTGTTGATATTAATGAAGGCAGCAAAGAGCCAAACAAGGGCCCCGAGAGCCAAATATCACCACCTGAGAGTGAATATTCACTGCGG GCATACAGCAGTATCTTGTACCTAAAGCCTAAAATGCAGATCATTATACGTGGGCAGAAGGTGAAAACTCAGCTCATCTCCAAAAGCCTAGCATATAGCATTAAGGACACATACAAACCCACATTTCTC AACAAGGGAATTAAAATCACCTTTGGCTACAACACAAAAAGTAAAGAACATTATGGATTGATGATGTACCACAAAAACCGCCTCATCAAAGCCTATGAACCTGCTGCCTGCCAGCGTAAG GCCAACAAAACAGGAGTGCGAGTTATTGGGGTGATAGAGTGTGACTACCTTACGCCAATGCACAACAAGCAGGACTTTGAGATGACAGAAGAATACAG GAAAACTATGCAAAATGTAAGTACTAAGCTTGAGGAATATTGGAAGGAAGTCCGCTACAGACGTCAGAAATCCAATTGTAGTGTACCTGTTGAAGAAGATGT GGAGAAACCAGATCAAAACTGGGTGCAGTGTGATGAGTGTCTGAATTGGCGAAAACTTCCTGATGGCATTGATTTGTCGCAGCTCCCTACTCAGTGGTTCTGCTACATGAACCCTGATCCCCAgttcag GATTTGTACAGTTGAAGAGGAGccagaggatgaggatgatgaaccCAGATACCAGAAAACTTACAAACAGGA TGAGAAAAATCAGAAGATACAGATGGATAACAACAGACAGCAA ATAGAGCTGCAGCAGAAAGAGGCACATGAGAAGCTGATGTTAGCTTTGAACAAAGATGCAGCTGATCTCTTAAAGACACAAAAGGGCCTTATGCGCCAGCTCAAACGTGGT AGCCCTGTCCAAGGAACACCTGACTCCCCCCTCAACTCACGTCCCCAGAGACGTGCAGGTGAGGACCtatttttcatgtgtgtgtatatacagtatgtctctttatttattgaattcAAGTATTACCAGTGTGAATCTGTCATTAACTGTACACGTTTCTGGTCACATCAAGATCCCGCTCGCTCACCTATTTCAACAAG GAAGACGAGACCCACCGAGCCAAGCAGAGAGAATGGAGGAATAAAGAGAGCCAGAATAGGAGACAGTTTTGGAAGCAACTCACCAAGCAGGCCATCAACATCCACAGCCTCACCTGAATCCTGTTCCCCACCAATCCTAAACAATTCTGTTGCTGTTTGTGATCAAGTAACACGTCTGTATAATCAAACAACTTTGCCCCCTGTATCTTCCAGAGATACCAGCATTGCAACCCAGACTCAACAGGTAACGGAGGAAGAGGGGGATACAGAAaggatgggaaaaaaaaatgggagCACAGATGGAGAAAATGTTATCAATTGTTCTGAATCTGAAAATAATCTCAAGAggaatacaaacaaacaacagataaGAAATAAGGAAATAAGAGTTCAAGAGAATAGTGTACCAAGCTCAAAATTATCTCCAAGTTCAGTTGAGTCAGAAGAAGAACTAAAGCATATGGAGGTCTCAGATGATATAAGTCAAGGGGGTAAGACTTCATCAAAACTGCAAAACTCAGTTCTTGATGTGTTGGAGGCCCAGAAGCAACAGGACAACCTGCTGGAACTCCTGAAGGAGGTGACaaaggagagagatgagagcCGCGTTCAGTTGCTTGTCCTCAACTCACAAGTGGATGAGCTGAGGAGCAAGTTGCTGGAGCTCGACCAAAGCATGGTGAAGAAGAAACAAAGCcacagaacatacacacagaccagCCCAGAGGAGGCACAAGACTACAAAGTGCTGTACTTGCAGGGAAAAGAGGAGATAAAGCTGCTCCAAGAAGAGCTTAGTGGGCTGAAGatggaaaaagaagagagggagagaaaaggcCAGCAATCTCTGTTAGAGTGTGATGATGATCTGGCTTGTCGAGTGGACATTCTGTTAAGGGAAATTGACCAGAGAAACAAGGAGCGAGAAGAGCTACAGCTTAAg gtggagaGTCTAGAACATGAGAACTGCTCTTTGTCGACCTCCTGTGAGAGCCTGAAGAGAAATTTAGAGGATAtgaagaaagagagtgaaaagGTCAAGGTACATACAGAAGATCATGGTGTCCAGACAGATTTTCCTACAGGTTCCCATGAAGAAAGTACAACAAATTCAGCAGAAGCCTCCAACTCAGGAAGAGGAACAGACCTTGGTATACAGCAGCATGAGACACAGGACAGACCAGAGATTGGACAAGACAACAATAACCAACAGACATACAA ACTCAAATTAAGAGAACTCAGACAAACATTGGCCCGTCTCCTGGTCACCCTCGCCCCTGATCTGGACCTTCAGCAGGTGAATTACGATAGCGATGCCATTGATGAGATTCTCGTTCAGGTTGTAAATGAGATCTCCCCTGCAGAGACAGCCTCTACATAG
- the LOC113639782 gene encoding MORC family CW-type zinc finger protein 3-like isoform X2, producing the protein MAAQTEGGIPISAVSPRYLHTNSTSHTGPFSAIAELIDNAYDPDVSAKHIWIDKTAIKDQDCLIFMDNGKGMDYDKMHKMLSFGFSDKKAVKGHVPVGLYGNGFKSGSMRLGKDAIVFSKKDNTMCVGLLSQTYLKSKGAQNVIVPIVAFTEAGETVGGPRKYEECLHDILTHSLFSTKEELLTEFRAINGPHGTNSTGTRIIIWNLRKMSSGELEFDFLKDRYDIRLPVDINEGSKEPNKGPESQISPPESEYSLRAYSSILYLKPKMQIIIRGQKVKTQLISKSLAYSIKDTYKPTFLNKGIKITFGYNTKSKEHYGLMMYHKNRLIKAYEPAACQRKANKTGVRVIGVIECDYLTPMHNKQDFEMTEEYRKTMQNVSTKLEEYWKEVRYRRQKSNCSVPVEEDVEKPDQNWVQCDECLNWRKLPDGIDLSQLPTQWFCYMNPDPQFRICTVEEEPEDEDDEPRYQKTYKQDEKNQKIQMDNNRQQIELQQKEAHEKLMLALNKDAADLLKTQKGLMRQLKRGSPVQGTPDSPLNSRPQRRAGEDLFFMCVYIQYVSLFIEFKYYQCESVINCTRFWSHQDPARSPISTRKTRPTEPSRENGGIKRARIGDSFGSNSPSRPSTSTASPESCSPPILNNSVAVCDQVTRLYNQTTLPPVSSRDTSIATQTQQVTEEEGDTERMGKKNGSTDGENVINCSESENNLKRNTNKQQIRNKEIRVQENSVPSSKLSPSSVESEEELKHMEVSDDISQGGKTSSKLQNSVLDVLEAQKQQDNLLELLKEVTKERDESRVQLLVLNSQVDELRSKLLELDQSMVKKKQSHRTYTQTSPEEAQDYKVLYLQGKEEIKLLQEELSGLKMEKEERERKGQQSLLECDDDLACRVDILLREIDQRNKEREELQLKVESLEHENCSLSTSCESLKRNLEDMKKESEKVKVHTEDHGVQTDFPTGSHEESTTNSAEASNSGRGTDLGIQQHETQDRPEIGQDNNNQQTYKLKLRELRQTLARLLVTLAPDLDLQQVNYDSDAIDEILVQVVNEISPAETAST; encoded by the exons ATGGCAGcacagacagagggaggaaTACCTATAAGCGCA GTTAGTCCACGTTATTTGCATACAAACTCTACAAGCCACACTGGGCCCTTCAGCGCTATAGCAGAGCTGATTG ACAATGCTTATGACCCAGATGTCAGTGCAAAGCATATCTGGATAGATAAAACAGCGATCAAAGACCAGGATTGCCTCATCTTCATGGATAATGGAAAAGGCATGGATTATGACAAGATGCACAAAATGCTCAG ttTTGGCTTCAGTGATAAGAAAGCGGTAAAAGGCCATGTTCCAGTTGGTCTTTATGGTAACGGGTTTAAGTCCGGCTCCATGCGCTTGGGAAAGGATGCCATCGTGTTCTCAAAGAAAGACAACACCATGTGTGTGGGTCTTCTGTCACAGACTTACCTCAAGAGTAAAGGAGCACAGAATGTCATAGTGCCTATTGTCGCATTCACAGAAGCTGGAGAGACTG TCGGTGGTCCACGGAAGTATGAAGAGTGTCTCCATGATATTCTCACCCATTCTTTGTTTAGCACTAAGGAAGAACTGCTAACTGAGTTCAGAGCCATTAATGGCCCACACGGCACCAACTCCACTGGAACTCGCATCATCATCTGGAACCTTCGCAA AATGTCCTCGGGTGAATTGGAATTTGACTTCTTGAAGGATCGCTATGATATTCGGCTCCCTGTTGATATTAATGAAGGCAGCAAAGAGCCAAACAAGGGCCCCGAGAGCCAAATATCACCACCTGAGAGTGAATATTCACTGCGG GCATACAGCAGTATCTTGTACCTAAAGCCTAAAATGCAGATCATTATACGTGGGCAGAAGGTGAAAACTCAGCTCATCTCCAAAAGCCTAGCATATAGCATTAAGGACACATACAAACCCACATTTCTC AACAAGGGAATTAAAATCACCTTTGGCTACAACACAAAAAGTAAAGAACATTATGGATTGATGATGTACCACAAAAACCGCCTCATCAAAGCCTATGAACCTGCTGCCTGCCAGCGTAAG GCCAACAAAACAGGAGTGCGAGTTATTGGGGTGATAGAGTGTGACTACCTTACGCCAATGCACAACAAGCAGGACTTTGAGATGACAGAAGAATACAG GAAAACTATGCAAAATGTAAGTACTAAGCTTGAGGAATATTGGAAGGAAGTCCGCTACAGACGTCAGAAATCCAATTGTAGTGTACCTGTTGAAGAAGATGT GGAGAAACCAGATCAAAACTGGGTGCAGTGTGATGAGTGTCTGAATTGGCGAAAACTTCCTGATGGCATTGATTTGTCGCAGCTCCCTACTCAGTGGTTCTGCTACATGAACCCTGATCCCCAgttcag GATTTGTACAGTTGAAGAGGAGccagaggatgaggatgatgaaccCAGATACCAGAAAACTTACAAACAGGA TGAGAAAAATCAGAAGATACAGATGGATAACAACAGACAGCAA ATAGAGCTGCAGCAGAAAGAGGCACATGAGAAGCTGATGTTAGCTTTGAACAAAGATGCAGCTGATCTCTTAAAGACACAAAAGGGCCTTATGCGCCAGCTCAAACGTGGT AGCCCTGTCCAAGGAACACCTGACTCCCCCCTCAACTCACGTCCCCAGAGACGTGCAGGTGAGGACCtatttttcatgtgtgtgtatatacagtatgtctctttatttattgaattcAAGTATTACCAGTGTGAATCTGTCATTAACTGTACACGTTTCTGGTCACATCAAGATCCCGCTCGCTCACCTATTTCAACAAG GAAGACGAGACCCACCGAGCCAAGCAGAGAGAATGGAGGAATAAAGAGAGCCAGAATAGGAGACAGTTTTGGAAGCAACTCACCAAGCAGGCCATCAACATCCACAGCCTCACCTGAATCCTGTTCCCCACCAATCCTAAACAATTCTGTTGCTGTTTGTGATCAAGTAACACGTCTGTATAATCAAACAACTTTGCCCCCTGTATCTTCCAGAGATACCAGCATTGCAACCCAGACTCAACAGGTAACGGAGGAAGAGGGGGATACAGAAaggatgggaaaaaaaaatgggagCACAGATGGAGAAAATGTTATCAATTGTTCTGAATCTGAAAATAATCTCAAGAggaatacaaacaaacaacagataaGAAATAAGGAAATAAGAGTTCAAGAGAATAGTGTACCAAGCTCAAAATTATCTCCAAGTTCAGTTGAGTCAGAAGAAGAACTAAAGCATATGGAGGTCTCAGATGATATAAGTCAAGGGGGTAAGACTTCATCAAAACTGCAAAACTCAGTTCTTGATGTGTTGGAGGCCCAGAAGCAACAGGACAACCTGCTGGAACTCCTGAAGGAGGTGACaaaggagagagatgagagcCGCGTTCAGTTGCTTGTCCTCAACTCACAAGTGGATGAGCTGAGGAGCAAGTTGCTGGAGCTCGACCAAAGCATGGTGAAGAAGAAACAAAGCcacagaacatacacacagaccagCCCAGAGGAGGCACAAGACTACAAAGTGCTGTACTTGCAGGGAAAAGAGGAGATAAAGCTGCTCCAAGAAGAGCTTAGTGGGCTGAAGatggaaaaagaagagagggagagaaaaggcCAGCAATCTCTGTTAGAGTGTGATGATGATCTGGCTTGTCGAGTGGACATTCTGTTAAGGGAAATTGACCAGAGAAACAAGGAGCGAGAAGAGCTACAGCTTAAg gtggagaGTCTAGAACATGAGAACTGCTCTTTGTCGACCTCCTGTGAGAGCCTGAAGAGAAATTTAGAGGATAtgaagaaagagagtgaaaagGTCAAGGTACATACAGAAGATCATGGTGTCCAGACAGATTTTCCTACAGGTTCCCATGAAGAAAGTACAACAAATTCAGCAGAAGCCTCCAACTCAGGAAGAGGAACAGACCTTGGTATACAGCAGCATGAGACACAGGACAGACCAGAGATTGGACAAGACAACAATAACCAACAGACATACAA ACTCAAATTAAGAGAACTCAGACAAACATTGGCCCGTCTCCTGGTCACCCTCGCCCCTGATCTGGACCTTCAGCAGGTGAATTACGATAGCGATGCCATTGATGAGATTCTCGTTCAGGTTGTAAATGAGATCTCCCCTGCAGAGACAGCCTCTACATAG